A genomic window from Micromonospora sp. WMMA1947 includes:
- a CDS encoding GNAT family N-acetyltransferase — protein MLIRDYTGADWGQVRPIISDVVTAADTFAYDPDWPPETLREVWVERPPGRTSVAVDHDGAVCGTAKMGPNRPGPGSHVATASFMVAAHARGRGVGRALCEEALDWARREGFAAMQFNAVVETNTAAVELYRRLGFTVIGTVPESFAHPTRGLVGLHVMHRRL, from the coding sequence ATGCTGATTCGTGACTACACAGGTGCCGACTGGGGCCAGGTCCGGCCGATCATCTCCGATGTCGTCACCGCCGCCGACACGTTCGCGTACGACCCGGACTGGCCGCCGGAGACGTTGCGGGAGGTGTGGGTGGAGCGCCCGCCGGGGCGTACCTCGGTCGCGGTGGACCACGACGGCGCGGTGTGCGGCACCGCGAAGATGGGCCCGAACCGGCCCGGGCCGGGGTCGCACGTGGCGACCGCGAGCTTCATGGTGGCGGCGCACGCCCGCGGCCGGGGTGTGGGCCGCGCGCTGTGCGAGGAGGCGCTGGACTGGGCCCGGCGGGAGGGTTTCGCCGCGATGCAGTTCAACGCCGTGGTGGAGACCAACACGGCGGCGGTGGAGCTGTACCGGCGGCTCGGCTTCACGGTGATCGGCACCGTGCCGGAGTCGTTCGCCCATCCGACGCGGGGCCTGGTGGGGCTGCACGTCATGCACCGTCGGCTGTGA
- a CDS encoding glycosyltransferase family 39 protein, whose amino-acid sequence MAESVADIDRSEAAAPGGPPTAGPRTAAPLVVGGVLTAVLLSLAGRYGYHRDELYFLLCGRHLDWGYVDQGPLVPALARLADTIAPGNLVVLRTPSAFIGGAAVVLVAAIARQFGADRVAQTAAAVLAAASGIVLAGGHLLSTTSVDLLVWLAATLCVVRMLRTGDTRWALGAGLALGVGLLNKPLPALLGVGLVAGLLIAGPRGLLRDRWVLAGAGVAALLAVPYAAWQATHGFPQLDVASSIAGGDSSYSGRVDAVVLQFLIISPFAVPVWVAGLVALLRRPSWAAYRSLAWAWVVVVAIVVVAGGKGYYDAPLLLVLTAAGVVAAVEWARRGAARVRRAVLVTAVVLMAASSAVLLLPTLPADRLPGFVVAANYDAGETIGWPEFADSVAAVHRALPPAERDRAVVLTGNYGEAGALARYGPARGLPRAYSGHNSMATFGRPPDDADVVIVVGWSRPEPLRAWFTEVTEAGRVDQRVDVDNDENGEPIFVARGLRRPWSQIWDTEVRHGS is encoded by the coding sequence GTGGCCGAATCAGTCGCCGACATCGATCGGAGCGAGGCCGCCGCGCCCGGTGGCCCGCCGACCGCCGGACCGCGTACCGCCGCGCCCCTGGTGGTGGGCGGGGTCCTCACCGCCGTGCTGTTGTCGCTGGCCGGCCGCTACGGCTACCACCGCGACGAGTTGTACTTCCTGCTTTGTGGCCGGCACCTCGACTGGGGCTACGTCGACCAGGGGCCCCTCGTGCCGGCTCTGGCCCGGCTGGCCGACACGATCGCACCGGGCAACCTGGTGGTGCTGCGTACCCCGTCGGCGTTCATCGGCGGCGCGGCGGTGGTCCTGGTCGCCGCGATCGCCCGGCAGTTCGGCGCCGACCGGGTGGCCCAGACGGCCGCGGCGGTGCTGGCCGCCGCCTCGGGCATCGTCCTGGCCGGCGGTCATTTGCTCAGCACCACGAGCGTCGACCTGCTGGTGTGGCTGGCCGCCACCCTCTGCGTGGTACGGATGCTGCGCACCGGCGACACCCGGTGGGCGCTCGGCGCCGGGCTCGCGCTCGGTGTCGGCCTGCTCAACAAGCCGCTGCCCGCCCTGCTCGGCGTGGGCCTGGTCGCCGGGCTGCTGATCGCCGGGCCGCGCGGGCTGCTGCGGGACCGGTGGGTGCTCGCCGGAGCGGGCGTCGCCGCGCTGCTCGCCGTGCCGTACGCGGCGTGGCAGGCCACGCACGGGTTCCCGCAGCTCGACGTCGCGTCGTCGATCGCCGGCGGCGACAGCTCCTACAGCGGCCGGGTCGACGCGGTGGTGCTCCAGTTCCTGATCATCAGCCCGTTCGCGGTTCCGGTGTGGGTCGCCGGGCTGGTCGCGCTGCTGCGCCGGCCGTCCTGGGCGGCGTACCGGTCGCTGGCCTGGGCGTGGGTGGTGGTGGTCGCGATCGTGGTGGTGGCCGGCGGCAAGGGCTACTACGACGCGCCGCTGCTGCTGGTGCTCACCGCCGCCGGGGTGGTGGCGGCCGTCGAGTGGGCGCGGCGGGGTGCGGCCCGGGTGCGGCGGGCGGTGCTGGTCACCGCCGTCGTGCTGATGGCCGCGAGCAGCGCGGTGCTGCTGCTGCCCACGCTGCCGGCCGACCGGCTGCCCGGGTTCGTGGTCGCGGCCAACTACGACGCGGGCGAGACGATCGGCTGGCCCGAGTTCGCCGACTCGGTGGCCGCCGTGCACCGCGCCCTGCCTCCGGCCGAGCGCGACCGGGCGGTGGTGCTGACCGGCAACTACGGCGAGGCCGGCGCGCTGGCCCGGTACGGGCCGGCCCGGGGACTGCCCCGCGCGTACTCCGGGCACAACAGCATGGCCACGTTCGGCCGGCCGCCCGACGACGCCGACGTGGTGATCGTCGTGGGCTGGTCCCGCCCGGAGCCGCTGCGCGCCTGGTTCACCGAGGTCACCGAGGCGGGCCGGGTCGACCAGCGGGTCGACGTCGACAACGACGAGAACGGCGAGCCGATCTTCGTCGCCCGGGGCCTGCGGCGTCCGTGGTCGCAGATCTGGGACACCGAGGTACGCCACGGCTCCTGA
- a CDS encoding TIGR04222 domain-containing membrane protein, with product MLWGVSGPIFLLDYLGAVAVAVVIALAVRELTGRHARGATPDRVELAYLTDRALLACQVGVAALRRAGGVEIGELATLQAQGRPPAGSPALVRALHSALRRPQTWAAVLADPDVGRALRRTVGRLVRDGWLLTRAQRRRIALGTVPLFAVAAVGLTRLVDSAVEGRSAGGPASVAGLLLCCLATALGGWWLTEVPETGAAARALVRRLRREHADLDPERRPVWQGRDTGTLLTAMALFGPRPLLAVDPAFAVQVGVDPERDRPRPDRKPARR from the coding sequence ATGCTCTGGGGAGTCAGCGGGCCGATCTTCCTCCTCGACTACCTCGGCGCGGTCGCCGTGGCAGTCGTGATCGCCCTGGCGGTACGCGAACTGACCGGCCGCCACGCGCGGGGTGCGACGCCCGACCGGGTCGAGCTGGCGTACCTCACCGATCGGGCGCTGCTGGCCTGCCAGGTCGGGGTGGCCGCGCTGCGCCGCGCGGGCGGGGTCGAGATCGGTGAACTCGCCACCCTGCAGGCGCAGGGGCGCCCGCCTGCCGGTTCGCCCGCGCTGGTGCGCGCCCTGCACTCGGCGTTGCGCCGTCCGCAGACCTGGGCGGCGGTGCTCGCCGATCCGGACGTGGGCCGGGCGCTGCGCCGTACGGTCGGGCGGCTGGTCCGCGACGGCTGGCTGCTCACGCGCGCGCAGCGACGGCGGATCGCGCTGGGTACGGTGCCGCTGTTCGCGGTCGCCGCGGTCGGGTTGACCCGGCTCGTGGACAGCGCGGTCGAGGGGCGTTCCGCCGGTGGTCCGGCTTCCGTCGCCGGGCTGCTGTTGTGCTGCCTGGCCACCGCGCTCGGCGGCTGGTGGCTGACCGAGGTGCCGGAGACCGGCGCCGCCGCCCGCGCGCTGGTGCGGCGGCTGCGCCGCGAGCACGCCGACCTCGACCCGGAGCGCCGCCCGGTCTGGCAGGGCCGCGACACCGGCACGCTGCTGACCGCAATGGCCCTGTTCGGCCCCAGGCCGCTGCTCGCCGTGGACCCGGCGTTCGCCGTGCAGGTGGGCGTCGACCCGGAACGGGACCGTCCTCGTCCCGACCGCAAACCCGCCCGCCGCTGA